A window of Candidatus Polarisedimenticolia bacterium contains these coding sequences:
- a CDS encoding ATP-binding protein translates to MIEGDGGACARCGGTGFVLIDEGGATRARACACRAQSQGRPAGVSEFVQAARIPKRYHDCEFENFDAIPPHQLSLHGARTSAERFAEEYPLSDRGLMLLGPPGVGKTHLAVAILRRLAIDKGVPCLFCDVQDLLRQLQATFDRQSGMSELELLQPVLQTEVVLLDDLGGRQFSPWLEETLSHIVTTRYNEKRSTLVTTNYVDDAAGGRGPTLKDRIGPRVHSRLQEMCHVVRLEAQDFRQMIKRADHHRLPDRGARPGGHA, encoded by the coding sequence ATGATCGAAGGCGATGGCGGCGCATGCGCTCGTTGCGGCGGCACCGGTTTCGTCCTCATCGATGAGGGCGGGGCGACGCGCGCGCGGGCCTGCGCCTGCCGCGCCCAGTCCCAGGGACGGCCCGCGGGCGTGAGCGAGTTCGTGCAGGCGGCGCGCATCCCGAAGCGCTATCACGACTGCGAGTTCGAGAATTTCGACGCCATCCCGCCGCACCAGCTGTCGCTGCACGGCGCCCGGACGTCGGCCGAGCGCTTCGCGGAGGAATACCCCCTGAGCGATCGCGGGCTGATGCTCCTCGGGCCGCCCGGCGTGGGCAAGACCCACCTGGCCGTGGCCATCCTGAGACGGCTGGCGATCGACAAGGGCGTGCCCTGCCTGTTCTGCGACGTCCAGGACCTTCTCCGGCAGCTCCAGGCGACGTTCGATCGCCAGTCCGGGATGAGCGAGCTCGAGCTCCTGCAGCCGGTCCTGCAGACCGAGGTCGTCCTGCTCGACGATCTCGGCGGGAGACAGTTCAGCCCCTGGCTCGAGGAGACGCTGTCGCACATCGTGACGACGCGCTACAACGAAAAGCGGTCCACCCTGGTGACCACGAACTACGTGGATGACGCCGCGGGCGGACGCGGGCCGACACTGAAGGACCGAATCGGGCCGCGCGTCCACTCCCGCCTCCAGGAAATGTGCCACGTGGTCCGGCTCGAGGCGCAGGATTTCCGCCAGATGATCAAGCGGGCCGACCATCACCGCCTTCCGGACCGCGGCGCCCGCCCCGGGGGGCACGCATGA
- a CDS encoding RNA polymerase sigma factor RpoD/SigA: MEEERAAGKRSAASSETLKKYLQEISKLPRITPDEEKVLGDRIQKGDKEALRKLVEANLRFVVSFAKKYRNCGLSFLDLINEGNIGLIEAAKRFNPKKNVKFITYAVWWVRQAIIHALSDQSGAFRLPQKQANLLYRIGKTISQLTLDLERNPTPDEIAAKLEIPVEEVTSLLQVADENVSLSTVIDEEHEFHLSDKLEQDVIPPADMALLRSSLKDHLYACLGELDPKEQKVLRLRFGLEEGEPKTLKEIGEMMGLSRERIRQIEAQALEKLNRSQKCQQLQGYLN, encoded by the coding sequence GTGGAAGAGGAACGGGCAGCCGGGAAACGAAGCGCGGCCTCATCCGAGACGCTGAAGAAGTACCTCCAGGAGATCTCCAAGCTGCCGCGCATCACCCCCGACGAGGAGAAGGTCCTCGGGGACCGGATCCAGAAGGGGGACAAGGAGGCCCTCCGCAAGCTGGTCGAGGCCAACCTCCGGTTCGTCGTCAGTTTCGCCAAGAAGTACCGCAATTGCGGGCTCTCCTTCCTGGACCTGATCAACGAAGGCAACATCGGACTGATCGAGGCGGCGAAGCGGTTCAATCCGAAGAAAAACGTCAAGTTCATCACCTATGCGGTCTGGTGGGTGCGTCAGGCGATCATCCACGCGCTGTCGGACCAGAGCGGCGCGTTCCGGCTCCCGCAGAAGCAAGCCAACCTCCTGTATCGCATCGGGAAGACCATCTCGCAGCTGACGCTCGACCTGGAGCGGAACCCGACTCCGGACGAGATCGCGGCCAAGCTCGAGATTCCGGTCGAGGAGGTCACGAGCCTGCTCCAGGTCGCGGACGAGAATGTCTCGCTCTCGACCGTCATCGACGAGGAGCACGAATTCCACCTGTCGGACAAGCTCGAGCAGGATGTGATCCCTCCGGCCGACATGGCGCTTCTGCGATCGTCCCTGAAGGACCATCTCTATGCGTGTCTGGGTGAGCTGGACCCCAAGGAGCAGAAGGTCCTGCGGCTGCGCTTCGGATTGGAAGAAGGGGAGCCGAAGACGCTGAAGGAGATCGGCGAGATGATGGGGCTGTCGCGCGAGCGCATCAGGCAGATCGAGGCGCAGGCCCTGGAGAAGCTGAACCGCTCGCAGAAATGCCAGCAGCTGCAGGGCTATCTGAACTGA
- a CDS encoding helix-turn-helix transcriptional regulator: MASGPEGRARRRSGKEKRRDNKSYYMISVVAERFEVHPQTLRLYEREGLVKPSRTQGNTRLYSEDDLERLSFILSLTREMGVNLAGVEIIMNLRRRIESMQEDMDRFISEVRQEIGRRGQEGPIESSRALVKVAAASRTTKTDKG, encoded by the coding sequence GGAAAGGAGAAGCGCCGGGACAACAAGTCGTACTACATGATCAGCGTCGTGGCCGAGCGCTTCGAAGTGCACCCCCAGACGCTCCGCCTGTATGAGCGCGAGGGTCTGGTCAAGCCATCCCGGACGCAGGGCAACACGCGGCTCTACTCGGAGGACGACCTCGAGCGTCTGTCCTTCATCCTCAGCCTGACCCGGGAGATGGGCGTCAATCTCGCCGGCGTCGAAATCATCATGAACCTCCGCCGCCGGATCGAGTCGATGCAGGAGGACATGGATCGATTCATCTCGGAGGTGCGCCAGGAGATCGGCCGCAGGGGGCAGGAGGGCCCGATCGAATCGTCACGGGCGCTGGTGAAGGTCGCCGCCGCCTCACGCACGACCAAAACCGACAAGGGGTGA